A portion of the Fulvia fulva chromosome 1, complete sequence genome contains these proteins:
- a CDS encoding Beta-glucosidase 1 yields MLFQHTALLTAALPLVFAQTPFTNDTTPNSPLTNATSPPHYPAPWGEGLGDWASAYEKARAFVSQLTLLEKVNLTTGVGWEGEKCVGNTGAIPRLGFKALCLQDSPLGIRFADFASAFSAGVTIAATWDRKLFYSRGYDMGTEHKLKGIDVQLGPVVGPLGRAPEGGRNWEGFSPDPALSGIAVYETVKGIQDAGVIACTKHYIANEQEHFRQGPPPGNLTESLSSNIDDVTMHELYLWPFADAVRAGTGSIMCSYNQINNSYGCQNSALLNGLLKNELGFQGFVVSDWAAQHSGVSSALAGLDMTMPGDVAFDSSTSYWGANLTIAILNGTVPQWRLDDMAVRIVAAWYYVDREGQQVEDAPSFSSWTQDTFGFQHFYAQEGYTLLNHHVDVQQDHFQGIREVAAKGTVLLKNNNALPLTGKEKLTTVFGSDAAENQYGPNGCADRGCDNGTLAMGWGSGTANFPYLITPLEAIKAEVRSQRGNVESVIDDYAYPQIAALARRAGEVDGVCLVFVNADAGEGYITVDGNEGDRNNLTLWHNGDTLIQNVTSQCNNTVVVMHTVGPVLVDAWYENENVTAIIWAGIPGQESGNAITDILYGKVNPGGKTPFTWGLNREDYGTDVMYTPNNGVLAPQDDFVEGVFIDYRAFDKANITPVYEFGFGLSYTAFAYSNLQIQAHADPGYTPTTGDTPPAPTYGVISNNSADYLYPDNFTRIEAYIYPYLNFTSLSQSSGDPEYGSNYSFPSGGYDSSPQPYAPAGSTVAPGGNQALYDVLFTATATITNTGSVVGDEVPQLYVSLGGPNDPKVVLRNFDRLTIPAGGSATFTADIMRRDLSNWDTAAQDWIISSYPKTVYVGCSSRKLPLSASLDVGGGGATPY; encoded by the exons ATGCTTTTCCAGCATACAGCGCTGCTTACAGCAGCTTTACCACTTGTCTTCGCGCAGACGCCCTTCACGAACGATACCACGCCGAACAGCCCGTTGACGAATGCGACCTCACCGCCTCACTACCCGGCTCCGTGGGGCGAAGGGTTAGGAGACTGGGCAAGCGCCTATGAGAAGGCACGAGCATTCGTATCTCAGCTCACACTGCTAGAGAAGGTCAACTTGACTACCGGAGTTGGCTGGGAGGGCGAGAAGTGCGTTGGCAACACCGGAGCGATTCCTAGACTTGGCTTCAAGGCGCTCTGTCTTCAGGACAGTCCCCTTGGGATAAGATTTGCAGACTTCGCTTCAGCTTTCAGTGCTGGGGTGACCATTGCCGCGACTTGGGATAGGAAGTTGTTCTACTCCCGAGGATATGACATGGGTACAGAGCATAAGCTCAAGGGAATCGATGTACAGCTCGGTCCGGTCGTCGGCCCTCTTGGAAGAGCTCCAGAAGGAGGTCGTAACTGGGAGGGATTCTCTCCTGATCCAGCGCTCTCCGGAATCGCAGTGTACGAAACTGTCAAAGGAATCCAGGATGCCGGAGTCATCGCTTGCACCAAGCACTACATTGCCAA CGAGCAGGAGCACTTTCGACAAGGTCCTCCGCCAGGCAACCTCACTGAGTCACTCAGTTCCAACATTGACGATGTGACCATGCACGAACTTTACTTATG GCCGTTCGCAGATGCTGTCCGCGCTGGTACAGGCTCGATCATGTGCAGCTACAATCAAATCAACAACAGCTACGGCTGTCAGAACAGTGCCCTGCTTAATGGACTGCTCAAGAACGAACTTGGCTTCCAAGGTTTCGTCGTTAGCGACTGGGCCGCACAGCATTCTGGTGTCTCGTCCGCTTTGGCTGGCCTTGACATGACGATGCCCG GTGATGTCGCATTTGACAGCTCGACCTCATACTGGGGAGCGAACCTGACTATTGCAATCCTCAACGGCACGGTCCCACAGTGGCGACTAGACGACATGGCAGTACGCATCGTCGCCGCGTGGTATTATGTCGACCGTGAAGGCCAACAAGTCGAGGATGCCCCAAGTTTCTCGAGTTGGACTCAGGACACCTTCGGCTTCCAGCACTTCTACGCACAGGAGGGATACACTTTACTCAACCACCATGTTGACGTGCAGCAGGACCATTTCCAAGGCATCAGGGAAGTTGCTGCCAAAGGAACCGTCCTGCTGAAGAATAACAATGCTCTTCCACTCACCGGCAAGGAGAAGCTCACAACAGTCTTCGGCTCGGACGCTGCCGAAAATCAGTATGGACCGAACGGCTGCGCAGACAGAGGTTGCGACAACGGAACACTGGCCATGGGATGGGGATCTGGCACGGCAAATTTCCCATACCTCATCACACCACTGGAAGCCATTAAAGCTGAGGTCCGCAGCCAGCGCGGCAACGTTGAAAGCGTCATCGATGACTATGCTTACCCTCAGATCGCGGCTCTCGCTCGTCGTGCTGGCGAGGTCGACGGAGTCTGCCTTGTGTTTGTCAATGCTGACGCCGGAGAG GGATACATAACCGTCGACGGAAACGAAGGTGACCGAAACAACCTTACATTGTGGCACAATGGCGACACCCTCATCCAGAATGTGACCAGTCAGTGCAACAACACGGTGGTCGTCATGCACACAGTCGGCCCAGTGCTTGTTGACGCTTGGTACGAGAACGAGAACGTGACCGCCATTATATGGGCAGGTATCCCAGGCCAAGAGAGCGGCAATGCCATCACAGACATTTTGTACGGAAAGGTCAACCCGGGAGGCAAGACGCCATTCACCTGGGGTCTCAACCGCGAAGACTATGGCACTGACGTGATGTATACCCCAAACAACGGTGTACTCGCGCCTCAGGACGACTTTGTAGAAGGAGTGTTCATCGACTACAGAGCATTCGACAAGGCCAACATTACTCCTGTCTATGAGTTCGGTTTTGGCCTGTCTTACACGGCCTTTGCATACTCCAATCTGCAGATTCAGGCACACGCCGATCCAGGCTACACACCGACTACTGGCGATACGCCACCGGCACCAACCTACGGCGTCATCAGCAACAACAGCGCCGACTATCTTTACCCAGACAACTTCACGCGCATTGAAGCCTA tatctacccgtacctgaACTTCACCTCCCTATCACAAAGTTCCGGCGATCCAGAATACGGTAGCAACTACAGCTTCCCAAGTGGCGGCTACGACAGCAGCCCACAGCCATACGCACCAGCCGGCAGCACCGTCGCTCCAGGCGGCAACCAAGCCCTCTACGATGTCCTCTTCACAGCCACCGCCACCATCACAAACACTGGGTCAGTTGTCGGTGATGAAGTTCCACAGCTTTACGTTAGTCTGGGTGGGCCAAACGACCCCAAGGTTGTCCTTCGCAACTTTGATCGCTTGACGATTCCAGCAGGAGGTAGTGCAACTTTCACAGCAGACATCATGAGGAGGGACCTTTCGAACTGGGACACTGCTGCTCAGGATTGGATCATTTCGAGCTACCCGAAGACGGTGTATGTTGGATGCTCGTCCCGGAAGTTGCCGCTAAGCGCATCGCTGGACGTGGGCGGTGGTGGTGCGACTCCCTACTAA
- a CDS encoding Iron-sulfur protein IND1, translated as MYLTYSIITNMIGSCNTSRLLQLPSAIRCRPADLLLRGRLFSSTCRQTAGHENPLGLPRAGTPPNLAARMKRGLPGKKPIVNVRKVVAVSSAKGGVGKSTISTNLALAMARRGLRTGILDTDIYGPSIPTLLNLEGFEPELDSSNRLLPLTAYGVKAMSMGFLVPQDSPIAWRGLMVQKAMNQLLFEVAWPELDVLVMDLPPGTGDVQLTITQSIELDGAVIVSTPQDLALRDAVRGVEMFKKTKVPIMGMVQNMSTFTCTNCGHHHDIFGLDGARKKCGELGLDLLGDIPLDSQICSDADAGRPTVISQPESAQAAAFGVVAQALAAKLKL; from the exons ATGTATCTTACATACTCCATCATCACTAACATGATCGGATCATGCAACACATCAAGACTACTACAGCTCCCTTCTGCCATCAGATGTCGACCAGCAGACCTCCTGCTGCGAGGACGTCTCTTCTCGAGCACATGTCGCCAAACAGCTGGCCATGAAAACCCGTTG GGCCTGCCGCGAGCAGGAACACCTCCAAATCTTGCTGCACGCATGAAGCGAG GTCTTCCTGGGAAAAAGCCCATCGTCAATGTGCGCAAAGTAGTAGCAGTGAGCAGTGCGAAAGGTGGGGTGGGGAAAAGCACAATATCCACCAATCTCGCACTCGCCATGGCTCGGCGAGGTCTACGCACTGGCATCTTGGACACCGACATCTACGGACCCAGTATTCCGACCCTGCTTAAC CTGGAAGGCTTCGAGCCCGAGCTTGACAGCAGCAACCGACTACTCCCGCTGACAGCGTATGGAGTGAAAGCGATGTCCATGGGCTTTCTCGTGCCACAAGACAGTCCGATTGCCTGGAGGGGTCTCATGGTCCAGAAGGCCATGAACCAGCTTTTGTTCGAGGTTGCTTGGCCGGAGTTAGATGTACTGGTCATGGACTTGCCACCCGGCACAGGCGATGTGCAGCTCACCATCACACAAAGCATTGAGCTTGATG GTGCCGTCATCGTTTCAACGCCACAAGATCTTGCGCTGAGAGATGCCGTGAGGGGTGTTGAAATGTTCAAGAAGACCAAGGTACCTATTATGGGAATGGTCCAGAACATGAGCACCTTCACATGTACAAACTGCGGACATCATCATGATATCTTCGGTTTGGATG GTGCTCGAAAAAAGTGCGGCGAGCTTGGCCTAGACCTTCTGGGTGATATACCGCTGGACAGCCAGATCTGCAGCGATGCCGATGCCGGGAGACCTACCGTTATATCTCAGCCCGAATCAGCACAAGCCGCAGCGTTCGGCGTTGTTGCTCAGGCACTTGCGGCGAAGCTGAAGTTGTGA
- a CDS encoding Choline transport protein, whose protein sequence is MEVSKISEVGMAPTMGIHDALSMDDKQSVVAASIPIKYRGTNADQRDMMTLGKKQVLRRNFRFITMLGFGSTVICSWEVILPVFSFVLTDGGYGTLFWGFIAVTTGMLLVYASLAEMVSMCPTAGGQYHWVSEFAPPKYQKILSYMTGWLCATGWQVFLASVAFMVGGIIQGLIALNNPDYAFDRWHATLLTIAIMAFAILFNTVLAVRLPLIEGIVLILHIAGFFGVFIPLWVLAPRAHSDVLLTFANNGGWPTTGIAAMIGLTTPLTALIGYDCSVHMSEELQDASLTMPRAIMWTVGPNALLGFLMAITLCFTGGPIDALLETTTGQPFLQVFYNGTRSLAGASTMGAIVVVCLTSCCISEVATASRQLWSFARDNGLPGSQWIAHVTPGWNIPLRSVLISFVITSLLACINLGSTTALNAINSLGGVSVLSSYFITIACLIWRRLYGAPLPPRRWSLGRYGLWINIAALCFLIPLWFFSFWPLAQPVTSQNMNWNSTMFGGMLVVSVVYYIAYGHKVYEGPVVLVKRDQ, encoded by the exons ATGGAGGTCAGCAAAATTTCAGAAGTCGGCATGGCGCCGACGATGGGTATCCACGATGCTCTCTCCATGGACGACAAGCAGAGCGTTGTAGCTGCGTCGATTCCAATCAAGTACAGAGGCACCAACGCTGATCAGAGAGACATGATGACGCTTGGAAAGAAGCAGGTGCTCCGCAGGAACTTTCGCTTCATCACAATGCTGGGTTTCGGGTCCACCGTCATTTGCTCGTGGGAAGTGATACTACCCGTCTTTTCTTTCGTGCTTACCGACGGAGGCTATGGCACTCTCTTCTGGGGCTTTATCGCCGTCACGACTGGCATGCTCTTGGTATATGCTAGCTTGGCAGAAATGGTTTCGAT GTGTCCTACTGCTGGCGGTCAGTACCATTG GGtgtctgaatttgctcctCCCAAGTATCAGAAGATCCTCAGCTATATGACCGGCTGGCTATGCGCTACAGGCTGGCAGGTCTTTCTGGCATCTGTCGCTTTCATGGTCGGTGGTATCATTCAAGGACTCATTGCGCTGAATAATCCCGACTACGCTTTTGACCGATGGCACGCAACGCTGTTAACGATTGCCATTATGGCGTTTGCGATACTATTCAACACGGTCCTTGCTGTTCGCTTACCGCTGATTGAAGGCATCGTGCTCATACTTCATATCGCCGGCTTCTTCGGG GTCTTTATCCCGCTTTGGGTCTTGGCTCCGCGCGCACATTCAGACGTGCTACTCACCTTCGCGAACAATGGTGGCTGGCCGACGACTGGAATAGCAGCCATGATTGGCCTGACAACGCCGCTGACTGCCCTTATCGGTTATGATTGCTCAGTGCACATGAGCGAGGAGCTCCAAGACGCATCTCTGACCATGCCAAGAGCAATCATGTGGACGGTCGGCCCTAACGCCCTGCTCGGCTTCCTGATG GCCATTACGCTATGCTTCACTGGCGGCCCGATCGACGCATTACTAGAGACGACCACCGGTCAGCCCTTCCTCCAAGTCTTCTACAACGGCACACGAAGTCTAGCGGGCGCCTCGACCATGGGCGCCATCGTCGTAGTCTGCCTAACATCCTGCTGCATCTCCGAAGTAGCCACAGCATCCCGGCAACTGTGGTCCTTTGCCCGTGACAACGGACTCCCCGGCTCCCAATGGATAGCGCACGTCACCCCAGGCTGGAACATCCCACTCCGATCTGTATTAATCTCGTTCGTGATTACCTCCCTACTGGCATGCATTAATCTCGGCTCCACCACCGCGCTTAATGCTATCAACTCGCTTGGCGGCGTCTCCGTGCTGAGCTCATATTTCATTACGATAGCTTGTCTGATATGGAGGAGGTTATATGGCGCGCCGCTGCCGCCACGGAGGTGGTCTCTCGGTCGATACGGCTTATGGATCAACATCGCCGCCCTCTGCTTCCTGATACCGTTGTGGTTCTTCTCGTTCTGGCCTCTGGCGCAACCTGTCACGAGTCAGAATATGAACTGGAACTCTACGATGTTTGGAGGCATGTTGGTTGTATCGGTGGTGTATTACATCGCGTACGGGCACAAGGTCTATGAG GGCCCTGTAGTACTCGTGAAGAGAGATCAGTAG